The nucleotide window ACGTGCAGCAGCTGCCGGGCCGGCGCCTCGCCCACCTCGTGCGCGGTCTCGGGCGCGAAACCGGCCGCGCGGGCGAGCAGTTCGGCCCGCAGCTTCCGGGCCTCCTCCTGGCCCAGGTAGGCCAGTTCGTCCTTCTTGTCGGCGCCCACGACGTCGAGTTTCAGCTTGGCGACCCCGGCCACGCGGGCCAGCAGCGGCTGGGTGAGGTCGACGGCCTGGATCCGTTCGAGCCGGATGTGCGCGGTGCGCCGGAACAGCAGGCCCGTACGGATGCGCAGTTCGGTGTCGGTCACCGCGAAGTGCGTGAACCACCAGCTCAGGAAGCCGTAGAGGGCGGCGCCCAGGACGGCGGCGGCGAGGACGGCCAGCAGTGTGGTCGTCGCGAGCCGGGTCAGCTGCCGCTGGGCCTGGTCGGGGTCGTGCACGGCCCATCCGGCGATCACGGCGACCGGCGCCCACGCGCGCCTCAGCGGTGTCACGGGGTGCAGCCGCCGCTCGCGCAGCACGGGGGCGTCCGGCGGGGTCGTCACAGCCCCGCCGACCGGGCTTCGCCCAGCTCGGTGAGCCGGTCGCGCAAACGTTCCGCCTCGGCCGGGTCGAGCCCCGGGATGCGGGCGTCCGTCGCCGCGGCGGCGGTGTGCAGCTGCACGCTCGCCAGCCCGAAGTGCCGCTCCACGGGGCCGGAGGTGACCTCCACCAGCTGCATCCGTCCGTACGGCACGACGGTCTCCTCGCGCCACAGCACGCCCCGGCTGATCAGCAGGTCGTCCGACCGCTCGGCGTACCGCCACGAACGCCAGTTGCGGCCCAGCATCGGCCAGCCCCACAGCAGCACCGCGAGCGGCAGCAGGGCCAGGGCCGCCCACGCGGGACCGGCGAGCAGGCCGGGCAGCAGGGCAGTCGCGACGGTCAGCAGCCCCAGCCACACCACCAGCAGCAGCCGCCGCATCCGCAGCAGTCCCGGTGGCAGCCCTGTCCAGGTCGGCCCGTCCGTCGTCGGCCGGGCCGGCGGACCCGCCGGCCGACCCGTATGTCCCGAGGTCCCCGTCTCCATGCCGCAAGCGTACGTACGACACACTGTCCGCATGACTCCTACGACGGAGACCACGGTCGGTATCGGCGGCGCCGCGGAGAGCACCGACATGGTGCTCAACATCGGGCCCCAGCATCCGTCCACCCATGGTGTGCTGCGGCTCAAACTCGTCCTCGACGGAGAACGGATCCAGCGTGCGGAGCCGGTGATCGGCTACATGCACCGCGGCGCGGAGAAACTCTTCGAGGCACGCGACTACCGGCAGATCATCATGCTGGCCAACCGCCACGACTGGCTGTCCGCGTTCTCGAACGAGCTGGGCGTGGTCCTCGGCGTCGAGCGGATGCTCGGCATGGAGGTGCCCCCGCGCGCGGTGTGGACCCGCACGCTCCTCGCGGAGCTGAACCGCGTCCTGAACCACCTGATGTTCCTCGGGTCGTACCCCCTGGAACTCGGCGGGATCACCCCGATCTTCTACGCGTTCACCGAGCGCGAGGAGCTGCAGCACGTCATGGAGGAGATCTCCGGCGGCCGCATGCACTACATGTTCAACCGGGTGGGCGGCCTCAAGGAGGACCTGCCGGCCGGCTGGACCACGCGCGTGCGTGCGGTGGTCTCCGGGGTGCGCTCCCGGATGGACCGGTTCGACGACCTGGTGCTCGGCAACGAGATCTTCCGCGGGCGGACGCGCGGCATCGGGGTGCTCTCCCCGGAGGCGGTGCACGGCTACGGGGTGAGCGGGCCGATCGCGCGCGCCTCCGGTGTCGACTTCGACCTGCGCCGGGACGAGCCCTACCTCGCGTACGGGGAGCTGCAGGACACCCTGAAGGTCGTCACCCGCCAGGAGGGCGACTGCCTGGCCCGCTTCGAGTGCCTCCTGGAGCAGACCCACAACGCGCTCGACCTCGCGGACGCCTGCCTGGACCGGCTCGCGGAACTGCCCCCCGGCCCCGTCAACCAGCGGCTCCCGAAGGTCCTGAAGGCCCCCGAGGGCCACACGTACGCCTGGACCGAGAATCCGCTCGGCATCAACGGCTACTACCTCGTCAGCAAGGGCGAGAAGACCCCGTACCGGCTGAAGCTGCGGTCGGCCTCGTACAACAACATCCAGGCGCTCGCCGAGCTGCTGCCCGGCACGCTGGTCGCGGACATGGTGGCGATCCTGGGGTCGCTGTTCTTCGTCGTCGGGGACATCGACAAGTAGGCCGGGCGCGCGGGGCGTCGACGAGCGGGGAGGCGGAGGGCGGGCGAGCGGCCCGGCCCGTCACCCGCTCACCCGCTCACCCACGGAGCCGGTCGCCGTCGGGCAGCGGGTCCGGGATCCCCACCGGCTGCAGCAGCCAGCCGAAGTCGCCCAGTCCGCCCGGGGCGGTCAGCTCGGCGGCCTCGCCCGCGCCCGCGAGGGCCCGTACGTAGGCCGCGGGGTCCGTGGAGGCCAGGGACAGGGGCGGGCGGTCCCCGCGCACGCCCAGCGCCCGCAGGGCCGCCCGCTGGCCCAGCAGCCGGCCGCCGGGCAGGACGCACGCGTCCAGCGCCACGTGGGCGGTGATGTCGCAGGAGCCGTCGGGCACGGGCGCCGTCTCCCGGCCCGCCCTGAAGCCCGTCAGCGTCCCGAAGGGCGGCCGGGCGCCCGCACGGTGCCCGTAGTCGACAGCGACGGCGAGTCCGCGGCCGAGACCCGCCACGGCGGCCGCCCAGGCGGCGTCCCTGGGACGACCGACCTCGGCACGGAGGCCTTCGGTACCGAGGCCTTCGGTACCAAGGCCTTCGATACCGAGGTCCTCGGCAGGGGGGACGGGGGAGCCGTGCGCCATGAGCGGCCACCATCTCGCCAGCCACCGCGCGTCCGCCCCCGTCACCGGCTCCCCGAGGGACTCCGTCCCGTCCGCGCTCACCAGGACGACGCGGGGCACGCCGCGCGCGTCCACCTCGACCACGTCCACCGGCACGTTGTCGAGCCACTCGTTGGCGAACAGGAGCCCCTCGACGCCCGGCGGAGGCTGCGGGAGCCATGCGATCCGGGGGTCGACGCCGGCGGGGCGGGCGGCGCGTTCGACCGCGTACCCGCGCGCGCGGGAGGCCACTTCGGCGGGCAGCGCCCCCAGGACGGCGGTCACCAGCTCGCCGCGTCCCGCGCCCAGGTCGACGAAGGCGAGTTCGGCGGGGTGGCCGAGCGCCTCGTCGACGAGCCCGAGCAGCCGGGCCACGGCCCCCGCGAACAGCGGTGACGCGTGCACCGAGGTGCGGAAATGGCCCGCGGGCCCCTCCGGCCGCCGGTAGAAACCGGAAGGCCCGTACAGCGCCTCCTCGGTCGCCCGGCGCCATCCGCGCACCCCGTCCGCCGTCCCACACCGCACTGCGCCCGCCTCCGCCCGCCGTCGCCGTCGTCGCGCCAGGTTAAAGGCCGGATGCAGGGCGGCCTCCACCTTGGGGAGTACAAGCACCGGTCACGGATCGATCCTCCGGTTGACCCCTGCACACAACACGCTTCCCTACGCTGGGTCACGTGCAGCGTCTCTATGACTTTCTCCGCAGGCACCCGACATGGGTCGACGGCTTCTGGGCCGTCGTCCTGCTCGGGATCTCGGTCATGAGCGGAACGTCCGGGCCGGAGAACTCCGCCGGTACCGATCATCTGGCCGTGACCCTCCCGATCACCTTCCTGCTGTGCCTGGTGATCGCGCTGCGCCGGCGTATGCCCGAGGCGATGCTGGTCCTGGGCGTCTCCATGGGCGCGGCGCAGCTGGTGCTGGACATGTCGCTGGCGCCCGCCGACTTCGCGCTGCTGGTGATCACCTTCACGGTCGCCTCGAACGGCACCCGCTGGGCGTCCCGGCTCGCCCTGACGGCGGGCCTGTGCGCGGCTCCGCTGGCGCAGCTGCGCTGGCCGGAGGAGCAGCAGAGCGTCGGCGGCCAGATCGCGATAGTGGTCTTCCAGACGGTCCCGTTCGCCCTCGCCTGGGTCCTCGGCGACTCGCTGCGGACCCGCCGCGCCTACTTCGCGCAGCTGGAGGAGCGGGCCGCCCGGCTGGAGAAGGAGCGCGAGGCGCAGGCCAAGGTGGCCGTCGCCGCCGAGCGCGCCCGGATCGCCCGCGAGCTGCACGACGTGGTCGCGCACAACGTCTCGGTGATGGTGGTGCAGGCCGACGGCGCCGCGTACGTCCTCGACACCGCCCCCGACCAGGCCAAGAAGGCCCTGGAGATCATCTCCGGGACGGGCCGGCAGGCCCTCGCCGAGATGCGCCGCCTCCTCGGCGTCCTGCGCACCGGCGAGCACCAGGAGTCCGGCGAGTACGTGCCGCAGCCCGACGTGGAGCAGCTCGGCGACCTGATCGAGCAGTGCCGGGGCTCCGGCCTGCCCGTCGACTACAAGATCGAGGGCACCCCGCGCCCGCTGCCCAGCGGCGTCGAGCTGACCGCGTACCGCATCGTGCAGGAGGCCCTCACCAACACCCGCAAGCACGGGGGGCCGAACACGGGGGCGAGTGTGCGCCTGGTCTACTTCGACGACGGGCTCGGTCTGCTCGTCGAGGACGACGGCAAGGGCGCTCCGCACGAGCTGTACGAGGAGGGCGGGGTCGACGGGCAGGGCCACGGCCTGATCGGTATGCGCGAACGCATCGGTATGGTCGGCGGCACCCTGGACGCCGGGCCGCGTCCCGGGGGCGGTTTCCGCATCAGCGCCCTGCTGCCGCTGAAACCCGCCCACTGACACGTGCACGTATTCGAATCCGTTCCGACCTGAGGACCTCCCATGCCGATCCGCGTGATGCTCGTCGACGACCAGGTGCTGCTGCGCACCGGGTTCCGGATGGTGCTGGACGCCCAGCCGGACATGGAGGTCGTGGCCGAGGCGGGCGACGGCGTGGAGGCCCTGCAGGTGCTGCGCGGGAGCGACGTCGACGTGGTCCTGATGGACGTCCGCATGCCGAAGCTGGACGGCGTCGAGGCGACCCGCCGCATCTGCTCGGACCCGAACCCGCCGAAGGTGCTGATCCTGACCACCTTCGACCTCGACGAGTACGCCTTCTCCGGGCTCAAGGCGGGCGCCTCCGGCTTCATGCTCAAGGACGTGCCGCCCGGTGAGCTCCTCGCCGCGATCCGCTCCGTGCACAGCGGCGACGCGGTGGTGGCGCCCTCGACGACCAGGCGTCTGCTCGACCGCTTCGCGCCGATGCTGCCCAACGCCGGCAAGGAGCCCCAGCACAAGGAGCTGGAGCGGCTCACCGGGCGGGAGCGGGAGGTCATGATGCTGGTCGCGCAGGGGCTGTCCAACGGTGAGATCGCGGCCCGGCTCGTCCTCTCCGAGGCGACGGTCAAGACCCATGTGGGCCGCATCCTCACCAAGCTGGGCCTGCGTGACCGCGTCCAGGTGGTCGTCCTGGCGTACGAGACGGGTCTGGTGCGGGCCGGCGGGCAGGGCTGATCGGGCGGCTCGGCGCGCGGCTCGGCGCGCGGGGACGGAGGGCCGGTGCCGGTTGTCGGCTGCCGGCCGAGTGTGGCCGGTCGCGCAGTTCCCCGGGCCCCTGAGGGGCCATGGGTGCAGGCGACCCATGTGACATGCCCCGGGCCCCGGCCGTCTGGGAGCGCGGGGAACTGCGCGACCGGGCCCCACCGGCCCGCAGCCGGCAGCGGGACCCGGGCAGTTCGGCGTCAAGCCGGCGCGGCAGCGGTCAGCGCAGGATGCCCTCCAGGAAGTCGCTGCCCAGCCGGGCCACCATCGTGACGTCCAGCTGGTGCAGGACGTACCGGCCGCGGCGGCGGGTGGTGAGCAGGCCCGCCTTCTTGAGCACCCCCAGGTGCCGGGATATCTCCGGCGGCGTCATCCCGTGCGTCTGCGCCAGCTCGCTCGTGGTGAACGCGCTGCGCGCCAGGCTCCGGCACAGCCGCATCCGCACCGGATGGGACAGCGCCGTCATCCGCAGGGTCAGCTGTTCGACGGAGGTCGGGACCGTCAGCTCCGGGGAGCCGACCGGGTAGTGGATCACCGGCTGCCAGCCGTACCGGTGCAGCACCATGAGGTGCGGCCAGCCGAGGCTGGTCGGCACCAGCAGCAGCCCGCCGGCCCGGATCGAGGTGTGGCCGTGGCCCAGCTTGTCGATGACGATCCGGCCGCTCGCCTCGTCGAGCGTCACCGCGGGCGACACCGACGCCAGCGCCTCGGTCAGGCCCCGGCGGCCGAGCAGGTCCGTCTTGCGGCGGGCGTCCGCCTCGAGCTGCCGACGCAGCCGGGACCAGGTCCCGGCGAAGAACGCCTCGTCGCAGTCCTCCAGGAACTGCCGCAGCCAGGCCCGGATCCGCGGCGGCTCGGCCAGCAGCCGCTCGGTGAACTCCGCCGCCCGCGGCCCGCGCGCGGCGGCGAGCTCCAGGGCGCGGCGGCGCGACGCGGGGTCGGTGAGGGCGCAGGCGCCCGGCGCGCTGTACGGGAGCGCGCAGGTGAACTCCAGGGCCGCGTCCACGAACTGCTCGTCCGACAGTTTGTCGAGCAGGTCCAGCTCCTCGGCGAGCGTGGCGCCCGGGAGCGCGCCGCCGCCCGCGGCCGCGTACGGCAGGAACAGATCCGAGAACGTCGTCCGCCACAGGAAGTCGGCCTCGCACATCCGGTCGGCGAGGTGCGGATCGAGCCGGGCGGTCACACCGGTCGCCCAGCCCTGGAGGCCGGGATGGTGACCCGGCTCGGCCAGCGCGTGCAGTGCCATGCACAACTCGGCCAGGGGCGAGGGCACGACGGCCACCCGCTCCCTGCGCAGCCCGGAGATGTCGATGGTCACGCTCATGACCTCATGGTGCACCCCGGCGCCGACAACCCGGCCCCCGATTGACGAGCGCCGTCAATCGACGCGACGGCCGTGGCCGGCCGGGCGCAGGCTGGCGTCACCGGGGCACCGCGGGGCCCACGGAGAACATCCGGGACCGGAACCGGGATCAGGACCGCCGTCGGCGACGGTTCCGATCCCGGTCCCGGCCCCGGAGACGTCCGTACCCGTCCCGAGAAGGCGATCCGCCATGAGCATCACGCAGCAGTACCTACTGGACACCTATCGCGCCCGGCGGCACGGGGACCCGACCCCGCCCGCCCCCGGCGCCCACGACTGGCAGGCCGTGCGCGAGCTGCGCGACCAGCGGCGGTTCCGCGCGGTCCTGGCCGGGCGGCTGGCACGCGGACGGACGAGGGCGGCCTGGGGCCGGCTGTTCGGCCGCCTGAGCCGCCCGGGCCGCCTCGACCGCCTCGGCCGCTTCAACCGGGGCGGCAGCCTCGACCGGGTCGGCCGGAGTCGCCGGGCGGGTGGCGGGGCCTGCCCGGGGATCAGTGGGGAACGCGCGCCACGAACTCCGTGACCGCGGCCCGTACGTCGTCCGCGGTCCACTCCAGGCCCGGCTCGCCCACCGTGACCTCGGTGTACGACAGGCTCGGCCCGCCCCGTTCCCAGAGCTGCGGGAAGAGCGACACGCCCGTCTCCTCCGCCTGCAGCGTCCCCGCCTCGGCGAGGACGTCGGCCTCGTACGGCAGCCACACCTGGAACTGGTGCGTGTGCGGCTCCTCCGGGTGGACCCGGGCCCAGGGGAGCCCGGCCCCGGCGAACCCCTCGCGCAGCGCGGCGGCGACCACGCGCGCGTGGGCCACGTACTGCGGCAGCCGGGGCAGTTCCCGCTCCAGGCCGATCAGCGCGGACAAGGCGGTGGGGAACTGCTGGAGGACCTGCCCGCCGTACCGGTGGCGCCAGGCCTTCGCCTCGCCGACCAGCGTCCTCGGGCCTGCGAGGGCGGCGCCGCCGAACCCGCCGAGCGACTTGTAGAAGGACACGTAGACGCTGTCCGCGAGAGCCGCGACCTCGTCCAGGGGGCGGCCGAAATGGGGGGCGCACTCCCACAACCGGGCCCCGTCGATGTGCACCACGGCGTCGCGTGCGCGGGCCGCGTCCGTGACGGCTACCAGTTCCTCCCAGGAGGGCAGGACGAAACCCGCCTCCCGCAGGGGCAGTTCGAGGAACAGCGTCCCGAAGGGCTCGTCCAGGTCGTGCACCTCCTCGGCGGAGGGCATCCGGAGCTCGCGCGTCGGGTGGACGGTCCGCAGGCCGCTCAGGGTACTGAGGGAGTGCCGTTCGTGGACCTCCGGGTGGGAGAGGGGGTGCATCGCCACCGTCGCGTTGCCCGTACGGCCCGCCCAGCAGCGCAGCGCGACCTGCTGGGCCATGGTGCCCGAGGGGAAGAAGGCGGCGGCCTCCTTGCCGAGCAGGCCCGCGACCCGCTCCTCCAGCGTCTCGACGATCCCGTTGCCGTACATGTCCACCGGCAGGTCGAGGTCGTACACGTCCGGCGCGCCGTCCGTCAGCCCGGTCAGCAGTTCACCGACCGTGGAGCGGAAACCGGGCCGCCACAGCGCCCGCCGGGCAC belongs to Streptomyces sp. V3I8 and includes:
- a CDS encoding PH domain-containing protein encodes the protein METGTSGHTGRPAGPPARPTTDGPTWTGLPPGLLRMRRLLLVVWLGLLTVATALLPGLLAGPAWAALALLPLAVLLWGWPMLGRNWRSWRYAERSDDLLISRGVLWREETVVPYGRMQLVEVTSGPVERHFGLASVQLHTAAAATDARIPGLDPAEAERLRDRLTELGEARSAGL
- a CDS encoding NADH-quinone oxidoreductase subunit D translates to MTPTTETTVGIGGAAESTDMVLNIGPQHPSTHGVLRLKLVLDGERIQRAEPVIGYMHRGAEKLFEARDYRQIIMLANRHDWLSAFSNELGVVLGVERMLGMEVPPRAVWTRTLLAELNRVLNHLMFLGSYPLELGGITPIFYAFTEREELQHVMEEISGGRMHYMFNRVGGLKEDLPAGWTTRVRAVVSGVRSRMDRFDDLVLGNEIFRGRTRGIGVLSPEAVHGYGVSGPIARASGVDFDLRRDEPYLAYGELQDTLKVVTRQEGDCLARFECLLEQTHNALDLADACLDRLAELPPGPVNQRLPKVLKAPEGHTYAWTENPLGINGYYLVSKGEKTPYRLKLRSASYNNIQALAELLPGTLVADMVAILGSLFFVVGDIDK
- a CDS encoding SAM-dependent methyltransferase → MRCGTADGVRGWRRATEEALYGPSGFYRRPEGPAGHFRTSVHASPLFAGAVARLLGLVDEALGHPAELAFVDLGAGRGELVTAVLGALPAEVASRARGYAVERAARPAGVDPRIAWLPQPPPGVEGLLFANEWLDNVPVDVVEVDARGVPRVVLVSADGTESLGEPVTGADARWLARWWPLMAHGSPVPPAEDLGIEGLGTEGLGTEGLRAEVGRPRDAAWAAAVAGLGRGLAVAVDYGHRAGARPPFGTLTGFRAGRETAPVPDGSCDITAHVALDACVLPGGRLLGQRAALRALGVRGDRPPLSLASTDPAAYVRALAGAGEAAELTAPGGLGDFGWLLQPVGIPDPLPDGDRLRG
- a CDS encoding sensor histidine kinase, with product MQRLYDFLRRHPTWVDGFWAVVLLGISVMSGTSGPENSAGTDHLAVTLPITFLLCLVIALRRRMPEAMLVLGVSMGAAQLVLDMSLAPADFALLVITFTVASNGTRWASRLALTAGLCAAPLAQLRWPEEQQSVGGQIAIVVFQTVPFALAWVLGDSLRTRRAYFAQLEERAARLEKEREAQAKVAVAAERARIARELHDVVAHNVSVMVVQADGAAYVLDTAPDQAKKALEIISGTGRQALAEMRRLLGVLRTGEHQESGEYVPQPDVEQLGDLIEQCRGSGLPVDYKIEGTPRPLPSGVELTAYRIVQEALTNTRKHGGPNTGASVRLVYFDDGLGLLVEDDGKGAPHELYEEGGVDGQGHGLIGMRERIGMVGGTLDAGPRPGGGFRISALLPLKPAH
- a CDS encoding response regulator transcription factor, which translates into the protein MPIRVMLVDDQVLLRTGFRMVLDAQPDMEVVAEAGDGVEALQVLRGSDVDVVLMDVRMPKLDGVEATRRICSDPNPPKVLILTTFDLDEYAFSGLKAGASGFMLKDVPPGELLAAIRSVHSGDAVVAPSTTRRLLDRFAPMLPNAGKEPQHKELERLTGREREVMMLVAQGLSNGEIAARLVLSEATVKTHVGRILTKLGLRDRVQVVVLAYETGLVRAGGQG
- a CDS encoding DUF5937 family protein; this translates as MSVTIDISGLRRERVAVVPSPLAELCMALHALAEPGHHPGLQGWATGVTARLDPHLADRMCEADFLWRTTFSDLFLPYAAAGGGALPGATLAEELDLLDKLSDEQFVDAALEFTCALPYSAPGACALTDPASRRRALELAAARGPRAAEFTERLLAEPPRIRAWLRQFLEDCDEAFFAGTWSRLRRQLEADARRKTDLLGRRGLTEALASVSPAVTLDEASGRIVIDKLGHGHTSIRAGGLLLVPTSLGWPHLMVLHRYGWQPVIHYPVGSPELTVPTSVEQLTLRMTALSHPVRMRLCRSLARSAFTTSELAQTHGMTPPEISRHLGVLKKAGLLTTRRRGRYVLHQLDVTMVARLGSDFLEGILR
- a CDS encoding low specificity L-threonine aldolase, which translates into the protein MSDVAQGPEVTERTSEQRRERRRLAWRGARRALWRPGFRSTVGELLTGLTDGAPDVYDLDLPVDMYGNGIVETLEERVAGLLGKEAAAFFPSGTMAQQVALRCWAGRTGNATVAMHPLSHPEVHERHSLSTLSGLRTVHPTRELRMPSAEEVHDLDEPFGTLFLELPLREAGFVLPSWEELVAVTDAARARDAVVHIDGARLWECAPHFGRPLDEVAALADSVYVSFYKSLGGFGGAALAGPRTLVGEAKAWRHRYGGQVLQQFPTALSALIGLERELPRLPQYVAHARVVAAALREGFAGAGLPWARVHPEEPHTHQFQVWLPYEADVLAEAGTLQAEETGVSLFPQLWERGGPSLSYTEVTVGEPGLEWTADDVRAAVTEFVARVPH